The Bacteroidia bacterium genomic interval TCTGCATACCCAGCTCCTGTTCTCCAGCTGGAAAATTATCTGCAAAGTAGAGCTGATCGGCTTCCGGAAAAGCCGAAAGAATATGATCATACAACATACTGTAATCGCTACTCATTTCAGTCTCCAATTGTGCCCGGGTCTTATTGCCAATCGCTACAGCTATATCATTCCCTCCTGTCCATACCATGATCCAGCTTGGAGAAAAATTGGGGATAGCTGCTAATTGATTGATTTGTCCTACGCAATCTTGTATTAAACTAGAGGAAACTGCCTTATTATTAAGCAGGATATTGGCATTTAGCGAATCGGCCGCTGCTATAGCCAGAAGAAGACCCGTCCCTCCAATGTAACCGGGAGCAGAAGAATTATTCGCTTGAGCAGGAACATAAGTCCAATTACCCAGATTATTTAAATGAGAGACCCATACTTTATCCTGAACTATGCTGGTATCATTTCCTGCACCTGCCATCAGAGAGTGTCCCACTGCTCCCAGATGAATACCAACACTCAGATTGTCTATTTCAATTTCCTCTGTAGGAGTTTTTACCTTGAGTGAATAAGTCGCATAGGGATTTGCCATAAACTGGGGAATCTCCACTTCCAAATCATGAATACCTGTGGAAATACTATGAAAAGTAGTATCCTGATAGCCATTACCCGATATAATCATCTCAATGCTGACGAGATTGCTGGTCTGATTGTCTATCCTGCTTTCGCCTACTCCATAGCGAACACTTCCCAAATCTGAATCAATAGGAAAAATGTAACCTTCCGTAGGTGCACTCAGGATATTTACCTGATTTTGGGCAAAAAGTTGAGGAGATGATAAACAGAGAAAAAGACCTAGGTAAAGGCGTATCATAGAGGTCTGAGCAAGCATGAGCGGTTTGTGTTAAGTCTGAGCTAAATTTTGTTACTCTGTCCGGAAACGGCAAAAATCAAAACTCGATCTGGATAGAATTTATAGACTTCTATCCTTGCTATTCGATGTGTTGGAATTAGTATTCTTAAGTAGAGAAATGAGTTCCGAAGGAAACCTGAACAAAGCTAAAATTGAAAGAATACCTGAATAAAAGCAAAGCTTGAATTAAAATCAATTTTTGTCTGCTTGATTTTACCAAAAGCTGAAATTTTACCATTTGCGAAGGAGATATTGCGGAACAATTGCTTATTTCTACCAAATATGCCTTGACTATTTCTATCTATTGATTTACTTCCTAATTTCGTATTACTATTGCCTCCCAATATTGCTATCCTCTACTAATTCATAGACATTTTTTAAGGGTCTGAGTGAATCGAGTATTTATCCTTAGGGCTCGAATTCAATTTCAGACTGATGAGACACAGTATACAGTAAAATATTTTATCAGCAATCTCATTATTGATTCAGGAGGGGAGTCTTTCGGGGCTCAACTCCTGGATTTTTTGCACGACAATTTCTGAATCTGTAAAAATGGTTCCCAGGATTCCGCCCAATTTGTAGTTGTCAAAACCAACGAAATACAATCCTTGATGAAAGCTATCTGAAATGGCTTGTTTCGGGCAGCCATATTTATCCAGAAGCTCAGCCCCTTTTTCTACAAAATCTTCCACATTCGCCGAATAGCCTGTAGCGAGAATGACAGCATCAAAATCATGATACTCCCCCTTTTTGAACTGAAGGCCTGTTGATGTAAAATGATCAATTTCTCCTAAGACCTTGATTTTTCCCTCCTTGATAGCCTGAATCGTCCCGATATCTACTACCGGAGTTTTACCTGTTTCACGTAGCTGGACAGCCGGATGCATTTTGGAGGATTCCAGATTGTATTTACTGAGATTGCCGAAATAGATTTTTCTAATCTGGGTTCCCAACCAATCACCAAAGCCAAAAGGCAACTTGGCCAATTGCTTGGAGGTAACTTGTACGGGCCGGCCGTTGAGGTCGCGAGGAACTACCGAAATAGGACTGCGAACTGATATATAGGTTTCTACTTCATGTTCAGCGAGATCCAGGGCAATTTCGGCTCCTGTATTTCCCATACCAACCACCAAAACCTTTTTTCCCAGAAATGGCTGAGGATTTTTATAAACTTTGCTATGGCTAATCTCTCCCTGGAATGATTCCTGTCCTTCCCATTTCGGTACATTGGGTACGCGATTGACACCTGTAGCGACGATCACATGTTTGGTCTGAAAACTTTGACCACTTTGAGTCTGTACTTCCCATAGCCCTTCGCCAGCTTTATTGATGGATCGTACTTCCTGCCCGAACTGAGGCTTGATCTCAAACTTTCGGGCATATTGTTCAAAATAATCCAGCAGTTTTTGTCGGGAAACATATCGAGGATAGTCCTCCGGAAATTCCAAATGGGGTAAATGAGAAAGTTCCTTTACGGTATGCAGATGCAGTCTGTCATAGTGATTGTGCCAGGCATGGCCGAGTTGATCACTTTTCTCCAGGAGGGTATAAGGGATTCCAGCCTTCGAAAGCCTTCCTGCACAGGCCAGTCCTGCCGGACCTGCTCCAATGATGATAGTACTAGTAGTCAAAATCTTAATTTTTCTGAGCTTAATTTAAGGAAAAACTTTGCCCTTTAGCTTATCCAGGTTTAAGGAACGTGTCTGTCAATGAAATTATCGGAAGTCTGGTTCCAGCGTTTGATCAGGATGCTCCTTTCTTTATTCAGAAAATCATTGGTAGAGTTGAATTCGTTGACCGCCGCATTGTATTCTGCTACAGCTTTATTGTAGGTGTTCACATCTTCTTCGGTCCGTTCTCCCTGCTTTTTCCCATCGATCACCTTTTTTATGCGCTGAAAACTGTCTTTTTTTAAGTAAAAATCCGTCACGACAGGAAGTTTCTCTTTTGCTTCTATCACATAGAACTGAAGCATTTGTCTTGAGATTTCGATCATGCTTTTATCTGCATTATACAGGCGAAAAGTATCCAGCTTGTTCAGGCCTTCTTCAGAATACTTCAGAAGGGCATTTTGGCTTTGAACGAGAGCATTGAGGTCATTGCTTTTAATAGCCTCCATGACATAACTCTCCTGAATATTGCTTTTAAAGAAAATCAGATAGATTTCATTATAGTATTGATAGACTTCTCCAGCGGTAGCCAGGTTTTGATCCGTTTTCGCATTCTTTCCCCTGACCAGATTTACCCGATGATTCTGGGCAAATACATCCTGTTGTTCGGAAAGCATTTTTGAAGCAATGTCCATTTTGTTATTTGCAGCCTCTTTGGTCAAAATATAAGCTTCCATAAGGTCATAGGACTGTTCGGCAATTTCTTCCATGTCCACGATTTTGGCATAATCATCATTGAGTACATGATAAATCAGACTTAAGTAAGAAGAGGCAGAATCTCGCAAACTGGCATCTCCCTCAAAATCTGGCATAGTCTGGATTCTTTTCTGGACAATGCGGGTGGTTCCCAGAAGTGTCTTTCTTTTGCTTTCAATTACTTTGGCATTTCTTCCATGGGCACTGGCTTTTATATAGTTCCAAAGTTCTTTATTGAAAGAAGCATATTGTTCTGAGATATGGGTCATATAAGCCCCGGCATGCTCGAAGGTTTGTGCTTCGACTGAGGGGGGATTCATGAAAAAAAGGGTGAAGCTTATTAGCGCATACAGGTAGTAGATTTTCTTCATGGTAAAGATGATTAAGGTTTTTCTTTTTGAATCAGATCACTGAGGATGAAATAGGCTTCTTCGATGTACATATCCCGGTGGATCTTATCTTTTTGTTCCTTGTTTAAGTTGATTTTATCCGGCTCCAATTTAAGCAAGGATTCAACAAATCGATTATTCCGGACAACAAAGGCCTCTGTTTTTTTCTGGGGACTGTTACTTAGCAATTGAAAGACCTCCATTTGTTGGGTCCATGCTTTTTTAAATTCTTGGGGAGCGAGGATGAAAGACAGGCCTTTATCCTGATAGGCGCGTAGTTTGTCCAGTAAGTTATTGAGTGATCGGAACCCTTCATGGTCGTCAATCCGACTTTCACTTTGTCCTTCAAGATAGGCGTAGGGGAGGGAACCTGATTTTTCGTAGAAGGTTTTTTTCTCGATTTTTTTATGGGTTAATGGACTGAGATAGTCGCGCTCCTTTTGTCCCAATACCTGATCGATAGTAGGTAATACTACATCCGGGGCTACTCCATTTAGTTGATAGCTCTCCCCATTGATTCGGTAGTATTTCTGAATACTCACTTTGGCCATGCCCAAACCTGAACCTACTACAGGAAGCATGATTTGTCCGGAAGATTTACCAAAACTCTGACTGCCGACTATGACAGCTCGTTCGTAATCCTGCAGAGCTGAGGCCAGAATTTCAGAAGCAGAAGCACTATGCCCATTGATCAAAACCACCAGGGGACCTTCATAAAAACTTCCCCGATTCATGTCTCTGAGTAAGGTGGCATCCTCCTCTCTGGACTCAAAAATTGCCATAGGCCCTCGATCGATAAAAATTCCGGCCAGGTCTATGGCCTCTTTCATCGAACCCCCTCCATTGAATCTCAGGTCCAGAATCAGGCCGGAAATTCCTTCCGCCTGAAGTCGCAGGAGCTCTCGGGCAACATCCTCCGCGCAGCCTTTGGAAATCTCATCTTCGGAATCCATATAAAAGGCTGGTAAATAAATATAGCCTAGCTTCTTATCGCCATCCAGCAAAAAGCTGTTGATGATATTTTCCTCCAGTTGGAGTATTTCTTTCTGTAAGCTCAATTTTCTGATCTCTCCGTTTTGCTTCTTGATCTTCAAGGCCATCGAGCGAGAACGAGAGTCTTTGAGTTGTTTGGCAATCTGAGATATGCTCAGGCAATTCAGGTCTAATGGACTGCCTTTGGGATATTCCAATTCGAGAATCTCATCTCCTTTATGTAGGAGTTGGGATTTCCAGGCTGGTCCCCCAGGGTTTAGTTTGGATACCTGGAGTTGCCCTTGCCGACTTTTCTCGAACTCCAACCCAAAACTGAAGGATTCGGTAGAAAGGGCAAGGTCCCAAAGTTCTTTTTCGCTTAGAGAAAAATAGGCACTATGAGGATCATAAGAAGCACTTATGGCATCCATAAATTTCCCCAGAAAATAGGCCTCAAATCCATTCTCACTTTCCTGAATCTGTTCTATTTCACAACGGGCTCTGCGGATTTCTCTGACCTGGAGTTCAAAATGGTCTTGTCTGAAATCCAGGGAGCGACTTCCCATTTCTGATTCCGCGATACTAAAGAGGACCAGGTATTTGAGCCGGTTTTGCCAGGCCAATTTGAGGGAAGTAAAATCAAAGGGGCGATAAGCTTTTTCTCCGGGCACCCAACTGATGGTATCTTTTGAGCTGTATACAAAGGCTTTCTTTTCCCATTCCTGCATACTCTCATTCAATGCTGTGAGCCGTTGATTGAAGAGTCCTTTAAGTTCCTCCAGATAATTGCAGCTATTGTTCTCAATGTCCAGGATCAGAACCTTATTTAGCTTCCTGATTTTCTGTTCATCTTTCTGGCTCAGGTAAAGGGATCTCGGATCAAGGCCTTCGATAAGGAGCGCACTCAATCTATCCGCCCAGGCCAAATTTTTTTCCGGGGGATCGACGTGATTTTTATCCAGAATTTCCAGGAACTCATAGACGATCTGGCAATCACTTTCTGAAACAGGTTCAGGTAAAGGGGAAGCAGAAAGGCTGATATTCAATAAGAATACCTGCCAGATTAAGAATAAGCAACGCATAGAGAATTATGTGTTGTGGAGCAGCTATTTACAAAATACGGATTTTCGCTACTCTACACAATTGCTGGGGATGCCATTTAGCAATTGGGACCACCATTGTGAATAGGACTTGCTGAGTAATTTCCCTACTTCAGATCTATCAGCGTAAAGGTCGAAATATTTGGCATTGGTGGTGGATTTTTGCGCATCGAAGCAAACTTCTGTCTGGGTCATTTTTCCCTCATTTTCCAGATCGATCACTCCGATATTGAAAGAAAGCATCATGATGGGGATGTATTCGGTATACATCTTATTGCTGCGGATATAGACCGAACGGTGTTTCCGCATGTCGATGTCAAAGGAATTCAGAACGTAAATCTTTTTCAGTCCATCCAGATCAGGAGAGGCATTTGAATATCTCAGGCTCTCAAAATTATAGGAATCGAGGAAGGCGCGTCCCAATGCAGGTTCCGCATTGAGGAAAAATAAAGTGTCAGCCTTTTGAAGTTTCTGTATTTGTTCCTGTAGCATCCATCCCATGCGAATGATGAATTCCTGTTTCATTTGACCTACCCAGGATCTATCATCATCTATGGTAAGAAATTGGCTGATCTCTTTATAGAATTCCTCCGAATAGCTGAAATTCTTACTACTGATAAATAAGCCATAATTACTTTTGCTTTTGTCTATTTCCTGGGCATTGACTTTTGAAATACCTATGCTCAAAAAGACTACTAGCAAACATAGTATAGATCGGTACATACAGAAGGGATTAAATGATAGCGAACAATATTCACATTATGCTTTCCTGTAAAGAAACGTCAATTGTGAGGGAAAAGGAACCCTTCCAGGAAAAAAAATTAATTATGCTCGACAATCTCTTCCAGGTAAACACGGCTTTCATCCGGATTGAATTCCTCTCCCGGAGGGCCATCATTTACAATGGTATTGATGTATTTTTTGATCAGGCCGACATTGGGAGCATAAATCTCATACTTGAGAGACTTTCGAATTAGGCCATCCACATTTTCCTGCATGACCATTACACAATTTTCGAAGGTTTTTCCCTGAACACTTACTGTGGTATCCACATTGGCATAATAATATTCCTCTGTGCCTTCAGTATTGAACTGGTTTCCATTCCAACTTATATTGGTGAAGACGGGAAATTTCAGTACAAGGAT includes:
- a CDS encoding NAD(P)/FAD-dependent oxidoreductase; this encodes MTTSTIIIGAGPAGLACAGRLSKAGIPYTLLEKSDQLGHAWHNHYDRLHLHTVKELSHLPHLEFPEDYPRYVSRQKLLDYFEQYARKFEIKPQFGQEVRSINKAGEGLWEVQTQSGQSFQTKHVIVATGVNRVPNVPKWEGQESFQGEISHSKVYKNPQPFLGKKVLVVGMGNTGAEIALDLAEHEVETYISVRSPISVVPRDLNGRPVQVTSKQLAKLPFGFGDWLGTQIRKIYFGNLSKYNLESSKMHPAVQLRETGKTPVVDIGTIQAIKEGKIKVLGEIDHFTSTGLQFKKGEYHDFDAVILATGYSANVEDFVEKGAELLDKYGCPKQAISDSFHQGLYFVGFDNYKLGGILGTIFTDSEIVVQKIQELSPERLPS
- a CDS encoding carboxy terminal-processing peptidase; the encoded protein is MRCLFLIWQVFLLNISLSASPLPEPVSESDCQIVYEFLEILDKNHVDPPEKNLAWADRLSALLIEGLDPRSLYLSQKDEQKIRKLNKVLILDIENNSCNYLEELKGLFNQRLTALNESMQEWEKKAFVYSSKDTISWVPGEKAYRPFDFTSLKLAWQNRLKYLVLFSIAESEMGSRSLDFRQDHFELQVREIRRARCEIEQIQESENGFEAYFLGKFMDAISASYDPHSAYFSLSEKELWDLALSTESFSFGLEFEKSRQGQLQVSKLNPGGPAWKSQLLHKGDEILELEYPKGSPLDLNCLSISQIAKQLKDSRSRSMALKIKKQNGEIRKLSLQKEILQLEENIINSFLLDGDKKLGYIYLPAFYMDSEDEISKGCAEDVARELLRLQAEGISGLILDLRFNGGGSMKEAIDLAGIFIDRGPMAIFESREEDATLLRDMNRGSFYEGPLVVLINGHSASASEILASALQDYERAVIVGSQSFGKSSGQIMLPVVGSGLGMAKVSIQKYYRINGESYQLNGVAPDVVLPTIDQVLGQKERDYLSPLTHKKIEKKTFYEKSGSLPYAYLEGQSESRIDDHEGFRSLNNLLDKLRAYQDKGLSFILAPQEFKKAWTQQMEVFQLLSNSPQKKTEAFVVRNNRFVESLLKLEPDKINLNKEQKDKIHRDMYIEEAYFILSDLIQKEKP